Proteins encoded together in one Rubripirellula reticaptiva window:
- a CDS encoding DoxX family protein translates to MRKFFLFPLRLCVGWGFSPRLLSLIGAVALVLLRLTVGWHFYSEGIDKRDAGNWSAAPFFANAKGPFAGEFRKMVWDADGKLRLNQNANMYSWAVFRDQVAAHYGFDDAQVRRAQDNYRDAVSQYEWVVSENATELEEFELGRSRIARLESNQEEKSEKMLRDGVTSLGGQRDTIRKEWIGKAAPALKQIDAIWNNYETAQNALATTEQAESRGKLRLVKPRTARIDTSVVDGLLPYFDIAVGLLLLFGLFTPVAALAAAGFLGSVFLSQYPPSTGPTSSNYQLIESMACLVLAGTGAGRFAGLDFFLHLIVRKFWYAPDPDA, encoded by the coding sequence GTGCGAAAGTTTTTTCTCTTCCCGCTTCGTCTCTGTGTTGGTTGGGGCTTTTCGCCGCGCCTGCTCAGCCTGATCGGTGCGGTCGCGTTGGTCTTGCTGCGACTTACCGTTGGCTGGCACTTTTATAGCGAAGGCATCGACAAACGCGATGCAGGCAATTGGAGTGCGGCGCCATTTTTCGCCAACGCCAAAGGCCCCTTCGCAGGCGAGTTCCGCAAGATGGTTTGGGACGCCGACGGCAAGTTGCGGCTCAATCAAAACGCCAACATGTATTCATGGGCCGTTTTCCGGGACCAAGTTGCTGCGCATTACGGCTTCGATGACGCCCAAGTACGACGAGCCCAAGACAACTACCGTGACGCGGTCAGCCAATACGAATGGGTCGTCAGCGAAAACGCAACTGAGTTGGAAGAGTTTGAACTTGGTCGTTCGCGAATTGCACGACTCGAATCCAACCAGGAAGAGAAGTCTGAAAAAATGCTGCGTGATGGAGTCACGAGCCTTGGTGGACAACGAGACACAATCCGCAAGGAATGGATAGGTAAAGCCGCCCCGGCACTGAAACAGATCGACGCAATCTGGAACAATTACGAAACGGCCCAGAATGCTTTGGCGACCACCGAACAGGCCGAATCCCGTGGTAAGCTGAGACTTGTCAAACCTCGTACCGCACGCATCGACACCAGCGTGGTGGATGGACTGCTGCCCTACTTCGATATTGCAGTCGGTTTGCTCCTGCTGTTCGGACTGTTCACGCCGGTAGCTGCGTTAGCGGCCGCAGGTTTTCTCGGTTCAGTCTTCTTGAGTCAGTATCCGCCATCGACAGGGCCGACATCGAGCAACTACCAATTGATCGAATCAATGGCATGCCTAGTTTTGGCGGGAACCGGTGCAGGCCGGTTCGCCGGTCTCGATTTCTTCCTGCATCTAATCGTTCGCAAATTTTGGTATGCGCCAGACCCGGATGCTTAG